The Helianthus annuus cultivar XRQ/B chromosome 16, HanXRQr2.0-SUNRISE, whole genome shotgun sequence genome includes a window with the following:
- the LOC110919332 gene encoding cyclin-K-like, which yields MEEPHFQVVTPPPLPVEEPPQQPPQPPPEPPRRRRNAQMSVRGGLRFSSPQASSTYPPIPEDPQIGGPSHAVPENYPPPFTYAPPSPPMGYENPIRTYPGSSGYNSFEYQAPTDYEYQAPAHDPYLEAAHFNALYPSPFPPAYPTGYPVQGIQIMAGSNEANSHPVEGNNNDTRINVTGVELQAMINTAVAQA from the exons ATGGAGGAACCACATTTTCAGGTGGTAACTCCACCGCCATTGCCAGTTGAGGAACCACCTCAacaaccaccacaaccacctcccGAGCCACCAAGGCGGAGGAGGAATGCACAGATGTCTGTGCGAGGGGGACTGAGATTCAGTTCCCCACAAGCTTCAAGCACTTACCCTCCAATCCCTGAAGATCCACAAATAGGTGGACCTTCTCATGCGGTGCCGGAAAATTATCCCCCGCCATTTACCTATGCACCACCGTCACCGCCTATGGGTTATGAAAACCCAATACGTACTTACCCAGGTTCCTCTGGGTATAACTCGTTTGAATATCAAGCTCCTACAGATTATGAATATCAAGCCCCTGCCCATGATCCATATCTTGAGGCAGCTCACTTTAATGCTCTTTATCCCTCACCGTTTCCACCAGCATACCCAACTGGGTATCCCGTGCAAGG TATTCAAATCATGGCTGGCTCCAATGAAGCTAATAGTCATCCAGTGGAAGGAAACAATAATGATACTAGGATAAATGTTACTGGTGTTGAATTACAAGCTATGATAAACACAGCAGTTGCTCAAGCGTGA